The sequence ACAGAATCATGAAGCCGCCGATGCCGACCGGCAGCGCCGCCAGCACCCACGAGGACAGCCGCGTTTCCGCCGACATCGCCACCAGTTCGCGCTCGGCCTGTTCGAGATCGCGCATGAACGACGACATGCGGTCGAGCATCACGTCGGCTCGTCCACCGTATTTGACCGACAGACGCAGAACGGCGCCGACCAGTTCGAGCTCGCGCACGCCGTAGATCAGCGACACCTGGTACAGCGCGCGATCGATTTCGACGCCGCTGCGCAGCATCCGCGACACGTAGTCGAGACATTCACGAAGGGGCGCTTCGCTGGTCTGCAACGCTGCCTGAAACGCTGCGGGCACGCTGTTGCCGAGCGTGATCAAACGCACGATGCCGTCGAGAAACGTCGGCAGTTGTCGCACGATCTGCTGACGGCGTTTGTTCGCGCGCATCGTCAGCAAAAAATAGATAAACATCGTGCATGTCGACAGGGTCGCCACCGCGGCGAACGCTCCGCCGACCGCCGCGACCCATGCACTCAGCAGCCCCACGATCGCCGCCACGCCGATGGACGGCCCTTTCACGTTGACAATGCCGGCACGCGCCATGGCGTGTCTGAGCATGAAACTCAAGCGCGCCTTCAGGTAACGCCCGTGTGCAAGCCAGCCCGCATTGGCAGGCGGCGCCTGCGGCACGATGGGTGCAGGCGCCGCGCCGCGTGGCGACGCAACACGCGCACCGCCTGCACCGGCGCCCACGGCGGCGCCCGGCATCGCCGCCGCCATCCGGCTATCGATAAAGCGTTCGGCACTCACCTGGCCTTTGCGTTGCGCGCCGCGTTGCCAGACCAGCAACGCCAGCGCTGCGCACAGCAGCGCGAGCGCCGCAAAGACCAGTGACGCGCTAGACATTGAAGCCTCCACCGAAGCCGCCGTTACCGCCGCCAAAACCGGCGTTGCCGAACGCATTGCCGCGCGGCTCGCCACCGCCCAACGCCTGACGGAACCGCACCAGCTTCGGCGAATGCGGATGAATGCCGAGCGACACCCAGTTGTCCAGCTCGTCGCCCTCGGCGGTCATGACCGGCTCGTAGCGATACAGCTCCTGGGTCGCGATGATGTTGTCCGACAGCCCGGTGACTTCGGTAATCGACAAAATCCGCCGGCGGCCATTCGAGAGCCGGCCGATCTGCACGATGAAGTCGACCGCGTTGGCGATCTGGCGGCGCAAGCTCGACTCGGTGCCCTGGAAGCCCGCGAAGCCGGCCAGCATTTCGAGCCGGTACAGACATTCGCGCGGCGAACTGGCGTGGACGGTGCCCATCGAACCGTCATGGCCGGTGTTCATCGCCTGCAGCATTTCGAGCACCTCGCCGCCGCGCACTTCGCCGACGATGATGCGATCCGGCCGCATCCGCAGCGTATTGCGCAGCAGGTCGCGGATCGTCACCACACCCGCGCCGTCGAAACCGCCCGGCCGGCTTTCGAGCCGCACCACGTGCGGATGGTTCAGCGACAGCTCGGCCGTGTCCTCGATCGTGACGACCCGCTCCGGCTCGGGAATATGAAACGCCAGCGCGTTCAGCAGCGAGGTCTTGCCCGAGCTCGTACCGCCCGACACCAGCACGTTGCAGCGCGCCGCCACCGCCGCTTCTAGCAGCGCGCCGATTTCCTCGTTGTAGGTGCCGTTGCCGAGCAGGTCGTCCGGCCGCATCGGATCTTTCCGGAATTTCCGGATCGACACGATCGGGCCGTCGATCGACAGCGGTTCGATCACCACGTTCACCCGGCCGCCGTTCGGCAGACGCGCGTCGACCATCGGGTTCGACTCGTCCAGACGCCGCCCGATCGGCGCGAGAATGCGGCGGATGATCCGCAGCAGATGCGCGTTGTCGGCAAAGCGCACCTGGATGCGCGTCAGAATGCCGTGCCGCGACACGTACACGTCGTTGTAGCCGTTGATCAGAATATCTTCGACGGCCGGATCGGCGAGCAGGTCTTCGATCGGCCCGAAACCCGCCAGCTCTTTCGTCAGCGCCTCGGCGATCAGGCGCACCTCGCTCTCGTTGATCGGAATGCGGCGCAGCCTGACGAAGCTGTCCATCTCCAGATCCACGAACTGGTTGATCGCGTTACGCGACCAGCGGCCGAACTCGGAGCCGAGTTCCTCGATACGCGTCAACAGATGTTCGTGCGCAGCGTTCTTGATATCCTGGAACTGCTGGCTGTGCGCGAACGAAGGCGCGTCGTCGGCAAATTCGATCTCTTTTGCCATCGTCTATGACCGCTTGTGAGTGGTTGGGATGAAACGCTTGAGCGCGCCAAGCGCCGATTTACCGTGCACCTGCGCGGCCGCGCGCTGCGCGCCGCCGAGACGCTCGATCAACGGTTCAAGCGCGCGCGCATACGGATCGCGCGCGGCGACGTCGACCAGCAAATGCCCCTGGTTGACCGCCTGACCGAGCGCGACGCGCCGCTCCGGCAAGGTGGCGAGCAACGCAATGTCCAGACGCTGCGCGATCTGCGCGGCGGCGAGGCCGAGATCGGCGTCGAACTTGTTGACGATCAGGCGCACGTTCGCGGTATCCACGCCCTCTTCGCGCAGCGCGTCGAGCACGCCGACGGCCGACACGATCGACGCGACGCCCTGGTCGCACAGCAGCCAGGTTTCATCGGCGGCCTGCACCACGTGCGCGATGAATTCGCTATTGGCAAAGCCGCCGAGGTCGATGATCTGCTGGTCGAAGAACGCCCGCAGCCGGTTCAGCAAACCGATCGACGACGAGTACGACACCTCGCGCATGTCGGCCAGGTTTGGCGGCAACGTGGTCAGCGCGAGACCGCTCGTGTGATGCGACAGCGCGGTCGACACGAAGGTCTGATCGAAGCGGCGCAGATTGCGCACGGCTTCGACGAAATTGAATTCGCTGCGCGTGTTCAGCAGCAGCGAGCCGTCGCCGGCCGGCAGACCGAGATCCAGCAAGGCCGCCTGGCGTCCCTGCGCGACGTCGCGCCGTTGCAGCATCACGGCGAGATTCGCGGCCAGCGTGCTGACGCCCATGCCGATGCGCGCGCCGAGCAGCGCGGTCACATGACCATGACGGCTGACCGGCTCGACCTGGTTGTCGAGCACCTGGCGCGTGATACGCAGCGCGTCTTCGGCCGGCGCGGACATATCGATGAAATCGCGCACGCCGGCGCGCAGCGCGGCCAGTGCGCTTTCGGGTTCAGCCAGCGTGCCGAGCGCGACGATCTGCATGCCCGGATAGGCGTTGCGCACCGCGCTCGCGGCCGCACTCGCCGCGGCCGCGCGGCCGCCCGAAAAGTCGACGAACACCAGCGACGCATTGAGCGTCGCGATGCGCTGCATCAGCATGGTCGGATCGAGCGTGGCGGACTCGACCACGCCGGCGCCTACCAGCGTATCGGTAAGCCAGTGCACGTGTCCGTCGGTAAGCGACGCGAACACGAAATAGTCGGTGACCGCCCGTTCAGTCAATGAATGCGTTCTCGCGTTCATGGGGAACATCCTCATGCGGCATGGGCTGCAAGGCCGCCGCTTCGTCCTGCTCGCCGGCGAGCATGCGCTGATCGCACGCCCTGCGGCTTGCTGCTTCAATCCACCGGCGCGGCGCCCGCGCGCGCGCCGCGTTCATTTCGAAAAGCCCGGCGCGGCGTCGCGTGCCGCCACGCCGCCAATCAACGAACGCCACACCGGCGCGTCGCGCTGTTCGGACTGCTCGCCCGGCGTCGACGGCAAGGTCGCGCCCTTGGCCAGCGGCGACACCAGATGCGGCGTCACGATGATCACCAGCTCCTTCTCGTTCTGCTGGTAGTTCAACTGCTTGAAGAACGTGCCGATCACCGGCAGATCACCGAGCAAAGGCACCTTCGACACGTTCGACGCCGTCTCGCGATCGATCAGCCCGCCGATCACGAAGCTCTCGCCGTCACCGAGTTCAACGGTGGTGTCTGCGCGCCGCGTCGTAAACGCGGGCACCGACACGCCGCTGATCGTCACCGCGTTCGTGAAGTCGAGCTGGCTCGCTTCCGGCGCGACCTTCAGCGCGATGCGCTGCGGACTCAGCACCGTCGGGGTCAACGTCAGCCCGACGCCGTAGGGCTTGTAGACGATCGAGGTCGAACCCAGCGCCTGCGGCACCGGCACTGGGATCTCACCGCCGGCGAGGAAGCTCGCACTCTGGCCGGACAGCGCCACCAGCGTCGGCTCGGCCAGAATGCGCGCGAGATTGTTGTTTTCCAGCAAGCTCAGATTCGCGAACAGCCCATGCGTGGCGGAGTTGAACAGCAGATTGAACGCCGACGTGATGGGCGTCGTACTGGTCACCTGCGGCTGCTGCCCCGCCGTGGCCGACACCGAGGTCAGCGCCGACGGCGCGTACGAACCGAACGAAAAACCGTTGTTCTGCTTGAAAAAGTTGAAGCCCATTTCCTTCAGCACCGTACGGCTGAACTCGACCACCCGCACATCGACCTGAACTACCGCGCGGCTCGCCACCATCGACGTGTCGAACACCGAGCCGTCCTTGCCGAGCGAGCCCTCCGCCGCGACCACGGCGCGCTGGTGCGCTTCCATCGTCGCCGCCGAACCGGACACCACCGCCGTGCCGCCGAGCACCTTCAGGCTCGGCGTGTCGGGGCCCAGCAGCGATGCCGCCGCCGGAGTGATCACGTTGACCGTATAGGTCAGCGGCGCGTCGCGATCGCGCTCCCACACCATCAGACTCGTGGTGCCCGCCGCCTTGCCGATCAGCAGCACGCCACCGCGCTTCTCGCCCTTGATGATCAGCACGTCGGCCACCGCCGGATCGCCGATCGCCACCCGCTGCAACGCGTGGCCACCCGCGAGCGAACGCTGCGCGCCGACCGTCAGCTCAATGGTCGGCGCGACTGCGCCCGGTAGCGGCGCCGCCTGCACGGCCTGCGTGGCCTGCCCTCGCTGTACCACCACCGGTCCGGCCGCGTCGGTCGCCACCGATACCGCCAGCAGCGTTAGCCCAAGCCAGGCGGTCATGCCAGATACAACAATCCGTTTTGTCATGTAGTCATGGACGAGTCAGGCCGCCCGCTCCCTAAACCGCTTACCAGGCGACCGTTTCGGCGCGCCCACCCCGTATCACTTCGATACCGCTCTTTGTCGTGTTCGTACTGGCCGTGACGCGTGTCGCCGGCACCGGCATATGCGACGGCAGCGACGGCAATGGCGGCCGCGCGCCCGCCCCCGCCGGGCCGCTGCTGCCGGACAACGTATCGAGCGCCACGCCGGCCGCGGCGCGGGTCGAGTCCTGCAGAGGGTCGGTCGCGCCCGCGCGGGCCGCCGTCTTCAGGACACCCGGATAAGCCGGCAACAGGCTTTCATCGAGAACTTCGGCATCCTTGGGATTACGCAACGCGAAGATCAGACGGCCCGCGCTTTCGGCGAGCGTCAGGCGATCGACGTCGGCGACCGGCACCGCCAGCACCGCGGTGCGCACCATGCCGTTCGGGTCGCCCGAGGTGTCGCCCACCGCGCTCGCGTTGCCGAACGCCAGCACGCGCACCTTCGACATCAGCAAACGCGCCTGGGTACGATCGACCTCGCCGCCGGCCATGCCGCCGTCACGCTTAAGCGTGAAGAACACATCGACGAAATTGCCGGGCCGCAGCCGGTTGCCGACCGCGTTGCCTTCGTCGACGCGCACGGCCAACGCCCGTTCGCCGGGCTCGATGCGCTCGGCCAGTCCGGACGACAACTGCGCCTCCATCACCGGCGAGTCCGCAACGATGTCCGCATTCGGCACCCGCCCGGCCAGTTGCGCCGGATCGGTGAATGCGCCGTTCGGATTGATTGGCAGCGTCTGGACGCGCAGCTGGTCGACCGTGATCGCCTTGCCCGCCGGCAGCGTGTGGCTGGCCACCACCACCGGGAAACTCGCCTGCGTCGGCGCGACGACCGCCACCGGCGGCGGCCGGCGGGACAATGTCCACGCGAACAGACCCAGCAGCAGCGCGACCGCGATCAGGACGCCGGCGAGAACTTTGGTCAGATTCGGCATGAGGAGTCGCTGCATCGATAGGACAAGGCGCGGCCGTGCGAGCGTCGCTGGGCGCGTACCGACCCGCGCGCCTGCAAACCATCGCGGATGGAAACGCGAAGAACCGGAGCGTGCATCATTGAATGTTCTCCGGATTGAGTTGAACTGTAGCGGTACTGTTGAGTGTTTTCGGCAACGTCACCCCCAGGATCGCCAACGTCGGCACCAGAGGATTGCTCTTGTAGTCGAAGCTGAGCGCGACGCTGATGCATTGCATCGCATTGGCGGGACCGCACGACGCCGACGTCGGCGTGCACGTCAACGCGGTTTTCACGAGCGACGCGGCCATCAGGTTCGCGGCGCTGCAGGCCGCCTGGCCGCGGTTGTAAAGCGCGTTCTGCAACGAGGTGCTGCTCTGCCAGTTCAGCGCGGCGCGCGCGCCTTCTTCCGCGGCCAGCGTCAGGTTCTGCTGGGCCACCATGATCAGCGCGAACGTGACGATCCCGTACATGATCACGAAGAACAGCGGGAAGATCACCGCGAACTCGACGGCCACCGAGCCGCTCTGCCCGCGCCGCCGGCGGCCATGCTCACGCAGCAACGGCTCGCGCCGGAAGGGCTCCCGTGACGGCTTCATTGCACGCCTCCCGCCAGTGCCTGCAGCAGCAGCCAGCCACTCGCCGCGCCCGTCAGACAGGCTGCGTAAGGGGTCGATGCCTTGCCGGCCAGTTCGAAAGTCGGGCCGCCGTGACGGCCGAGGCCGGCAAGGCGGGTGCGCGTCACGATCAATAGCCACAGCGCATGAAGGCCCGCGGCGAGACTGGCCGCCATCCACAGGCCGACCAGCGCATGCATGCCGCACCACGCCCCCAACACCGCGAACACTTTGACGTCGGCCGCACCCATGACGCCGAGCGCGAAGAACGGCAATAACGCGACCAGCCCGATTAACGCGCCGATTGACGCCTGCGTGATGGAAACACCAAATGGCCCGCATTGAGCGAGCGCACAGACGAGTGCCGCGACCAAACCAGCGGCAATCATTGAATTGGGAATACGCCTGTAGCGACAGTCGCAAAAAGCAACCGAAGAGGCCCAGACGATAAATAACAGTACCCCGACGAAAACTTTCATTTCACACTCGACACGCGAAGCAACGCCATGCGCATTACCAAGCAATACGCATTAACGAGGATGGCAGTGGCACAAAAAAGGCCGCAAAGCGAACGGATCGGTGAACGCCGGTTGCTTCGCGGAACTTTTAAGAATGCTGGTTACGCCGCCGCTACGTTGACCTGCGCGAGAATGTTCGTGAACACGGTTTCAATGCCGGTGCCGATCTGGCCGACCGTCACGGCCACGGCGAGCACGATCAACCCCGCGATCAGCCCATATTCGATGGCCGTCACGCCCTTGTTATCTCTCAGGAAGCGTTGTGTGAACTTTTTCATTTTTACCCTCGGACTTCATTTATTTCGTTTGTTTACCAGCTGCCTCGAACGGCGAATTCTTTAGCGCTACGGACCATTGAGCTCTCATTCATGGTCCTGTTTGTTGCGCTGCGGTAACACTCGCCTTGCAGCCTGCTTCAATAAAACGCGTCAGTGTCAGCTGTCTGTTCGATAACGCACCTCCGTCGCCAATCTCTACTGCTTTCGGGTTTTATAGCCGAACAATCTTATTTAAGCAATTGTCCGCTTCCCTGATCCCTATAGCCTATGCGTTTTAACGCTTCACACAGGTTAACGGCAGTTCGTGCGTTGCAGCACATAGTACTAACCATAAGTTAGATTCGCTGCACTAATTATTTGTTTGAACAGAACGTTTCAAGCGCGCCAGTCCCTGCTTTGCGCTTGCGTTACGCCGTACACCGTAACGGCGCGCGTGGCTCGTTACGTTACGCAACGTCGATTAACGCGTAATGCATCGCTTCAAATACCGTCTTTCTGATTTAGCGCCCACTCCATCAAAACATCGCAGAGCCTTATTGCGTATGGCTCCGCGGCATGTGTTGAAAAAAACCTGTGGATTGCTCAGGCGAAATGGCACGGCTCGTGCAGAGATAGGCACGCAGCAGCACCAACAACCACATGCGATCCGAGGGCGACATGAACATTCAAACGACCAACACGACGGTACGGACAACCCTGATGGCGACAAGCATTGCCGCGATGCTCACGCTGGCCGCTTGCGGCGGTTCCGGCAGCCTCAGTTCCGGCACCGGCAGCAACGGCAGCGGCTCCGCCGGCGGCACACTTTCAACCAGCGGCAGCGGCTCGATGGGCTCGGGCGGCTCCGGCACCTCGGGCACCACCGTCGGTTCGTCCGGCACGAGCGGCACGTCGGGCAGCTCCGGCACCAGCGGCACCTCGGGCACCAGCGGCACGACCCCGGTTGCGAACGCGCTCGGCACGGTGGTGGACAACGGCGGCGGAATCATCGGCGATGCCGGCCAGACGGTGTCGAGCATCGGCAGCGTAATCGGCTCGCAAAACCTGCCGGGCGTCAGCTCGCAAACCACGCAAGCCGCCGGCGGCATCGTGCAGCAAGCCGGCGCCGCGGTGTCGACGCTCGGCGGCGGCGTCTCGCAAGGTCTCGGCCAACTCGGCACCGGCGGCAACGCGGTCGGCACGACGGTGTCGAGCCTGGGTGGCGTCGTGGGTCATGTCGGCGGCGCCGTGACGGATGCCGGCAGCCTCGTGACGAGCCTCGGCAGCGGCCCGCTCGCGCCGTTGTCGGCGATCACTTCGCCGCTCGGCGGCGTCGTCACGACGCTCGGCGGTGCAGTCACCAACGGCGGCAGCACGCTCACCAACGCGCTCTCGACCGGCCCGGTCCAGCAAGTCACGCAAACCCTCAGCACCGCGATCACGCCGATCACGACGATGGTGGCGGCAACCACGCAAACGGTCGGCAACACCACCGGACTCGGCGCACCGCTGAACTCGCTGCTGTCGAAAGTGGGCGGCGGGCTCGGCACGGCCGGCGCGCTGTTGACCGCAACCGGCGGCAACCCGATCACGGCCGCGCTCGGCCATACGGTGACCGATACCGGCACCACGGTCGCATCGGTGGGCGGCCTGCTCACCGGCGGCAGCGGCGGCAATCCGCTCGCACCGCTTACCAGCGTGCTCGGCGGACTGGGCGGCGGGACGGGCAGCGGGCCGCTCGCTCCGCTCACCAGCGTGCTCGGTGGCCTGTCCGGTGGCAGCGGCAGCAGCCCGCTCGCCCCGCTCACCAGCGTGCTCGGTGGTTTGACCGGCGGCGCCGGCAGCAGCCCGCTTGCCCCGCTCACCAGCGCCCTCGGCGGTTTGACCGGCGGCGCCGGTGGCAGCCCGCTCAGTGGCTTGACCGGCGCACTCGGCGGCGCAAGCGGCGGCAGCAGCCCGCTCGCCCCCGTCACCGGCTTGCTGTCGAGCGTGACGGGCGGCCTGTCCGGCGCAGCCGGCGGCGGCAGCGGCCCGCTCGCACCGGTCACCGGCCTGTTGTCGGGCGTCACCAACGCGCTCGGCGGCGTCGCCACCACGGCCGCCGCCACGACGGCCTCGACGACCACCGCCGCCACGACCAACTCCGGCGCGGGCCTGTCGCTGTCGAGCACCTCCGGCAAAGGATCGGGCAGCAACCCGCTGGCGCCGGTGACCTCGCTGGTCGGCGGACTGCTCGGCGGACTGGGCAAGAAGTAAGCCGCCCACGCGATTCGCAGGCAGTCACACCGTAACGACACCACACGCACTACAAGGAACGGCAAACCGGAACGCGGCCCACAGGCCGCACCCGGTTGCCCGACCTCGGCTGAACTGGGCCGCGTCGCTCAGAAACCCGTTGCAACGGCGCACTTGACCAACCGCACACACGACACACCCAGAAGACACAGAGGAGCACCATGTCCACTCATCGTTTTTTTACTCTCCATGCGGCGTGCGCGACCGTGTCGTCGTTGCGCGCACCGTTGATCGCCGTCGCGGTCGCCAGCGTACTCGCCGCGTGTGGCGGCAGCACCGTCAGCGCACCACCGACTACCTCAGGCACCGGTAGCGGCGGCGGCTCGGGTTCGGGCGGCAGCGGCTCCGGCACCGTTGCGACCACCAGCACGAGCGGCCTCGTCACCGCCGCCGCGCAAACCACCAGCGACCTCGGCAACACGATCGCCTCGACGACCATTCCCGGCCTCAGCCCGCAAGTCACCCAAGGGCTGGGCAACGCGGTGTCGAGCACCAGCGGCACGCTCAATGCGGCCGCCAACGCGGTCAGCAACGGCCTCGGTCAGATCGGTACGAGTTCCAATCCGGTCGGCGCGACAGTGGGCGGTCTCGGCTCCGTGGTCAGTTCGACGAGCGGTGTCGTGCAAGGCCTGAGCACCGCGGTCGGCGGTCTCGGCACCGGCAATCTCGCGCCGCTGTCGCCGCTCACCACGCCGTTGGCCGGTGCGCTCGCCACTACCGCCGGTGCGCTGAACGCGGGCGGCGCGACGCTCGGCAACGTGGTCAACTCCGGGCCGGTGCAACAGATCACCCAGCCGCTCAGCACCGCGATCACACCGATCGTGACGACCGCCGGACTCGTCACGCAGACGGTCGGCACGCAGACCGGGCTCGGTGCGCCGGTGGGCGGCGTGCTCGCGCAAGTGGGCGGCGCGTTGAGCTCGGCCGCCTCGCAAGTGGGCTCGGCGACCAGGAATCCGGTCGGCGCGGACCTCGGCACGCTGGTCGGCTCGCTCGGCAATACCGTGACGAACGCTGGCGGCCTCGTCAATCCGAACGGCCCGAATGGCGCGATGCCGATTCCTGGGCTGATCACGAGTCTGGTCGGCAGCACCAATGTGGGCGTGGTCAATGGGCCGCCGGCGAACAGCAGCCCGCTGGCGCCGCTGCAAAGCACGCTGGCAAGCCTCGGTCTCGGCAGCAACCCGGTCGGCTCGCTGTCGACGCTGCTCGGCGGCACGCCGCTCTCCGGTCTGACGTCGGCACTCGGCGGCACGCCGTTGGGCGCGCTGAGTTCGGGATTGAGCGGCTCGCCGCTGAGTTCGTTGACGTCGGTGCTGGGCGGCACGCCGCTGGGCTCATTGACGTCCGCGTTGGGCGGCGCGGGTAGCGGCGCAGGTCCGCTGTCGTCGCTGACGGGCGCGCTGGGCGGCGTCACCGGCAGCGCAAGCGGCAGCGGCCAGGCGCTCGCGCCGGTCACCGGACTGGTCGGGCAACTGACCAGCACGCTCAGTTCGGCGGCCGGGTCGACCAGCGGCTCGAGCAGCCCGACGGGCGGCCTGACGACGCTGCTCGGCGGTCTGCTGCCGGCCAGCCATAAGTAGTCCACCTAACGGCATCGGTGAATGCCGCGCGCAGGGTTGATCCGGCGAGACGCACTTCTGGGTACGTCTCGCCGGAGCGCGGAGACCAGAGACCAGAGACATCGGGCATCGAACGAAGCAGTTTAAGCATCACGCATAAGCAGTCCGATTCATCACGTGCTCCGCGCTTGCGCCGTCGACGCTCAAGCTCCACGGAGCGCGTGACGTAATACAAGCAAGCATGGCAGTATGCGTCGAGCCACAGATAAGCGATCGCGACCCGCCCGGCCAGGCGGCACGCCGCAGCACAAGAACGGCATACGAGGAAAATCCGATGAAACTCGGGTACGGCAGCAAATGGACCATCGTGCTCGCGGCGCTCGCGGCGAGCGCCATGCAGGTGGAGGCACAAGCCCAGGCACGTCCGGGCGGCGCCGTCGGCGGCAATCCGCTCGACTCGCTGCCGCAGATCAAGGCGCCCGACAAAGGACCCAACGTGACCGTGCAGGTCGCGCCGCAAGCTCCCCAACTTCAGGAACTGCTCGCCCGCCATCTGACGCCTTCGCGCGTGCAGGTCGAGGGCGTGAAGTCGATTCCGTTCGACGAAGTCGCGGCGCGCTTCACGCCGCTAGTCGGCAAGGACACCACGATCGGCGATCTGATCCAGGTTGCCAACGGCGTGACCAAGCTTTACCAGGACCGCGGCTATGCGCTCTCGTTCGCGTTCATTCCGGCGCAGACCTTCGAAGGCGGCGTGGTGCGCGTGACCGTGGTGGAAGGCTACGTGTCCACGGTCAAGGTGACAGGCAAACCCGGCGCGGTCGAAGACAAGATCCGCGCGATCGCCGACCACATCGTCGCCGACCGGCCGTTGCGGCGCGCCACCTTCGAACGCTATATCAACGTGCTCGGCCTGCTGCCGGGCGTGAAGGTCGCGGCGAACGTGCCGCCGCCGCAGAACACCGACGGCGCCACCACGCTCGAACTGAAC is a genomic window of Paraburkholderia bryophila containing:
- a CDS encoding Flp family type IVb pilin produces the protein MKKFTQRFLRDNKGVTAIEYGLIAGLIVLAVAVTVGQIGTGIETVFTNILAQVNVAAA
- a CDS encoding TadE/TadG family type IV pilus assembly protein — its product is MLREHGRRRRGQSGSVAVEFAVIFPLFFVIMYGIVTFALIMVAQQNLTLAAEEGARAALNWQSSTSLQNALYNRGQAACSAANLMAASLVKTALTCTPTSASCGPANAMQCISVALSFDYKSNPLVPTLAILGVTLPKTLNSTATVQLNPENIQ
- a CDS encoding type II secretion system F family protein, whose translation is MSSASLVFAALALLCAALALLVWQRGAQRKGQVSAERFIDSRMAAAMPGAAVGAGAGGARVASPRGAAPAPIVPQAPPANAGWLAHGRYLKARLSFMLRHAMARAGIVNVKGPSIGVAAIVGLLSAWVAAVGGAFAAVATLSTCTMFIYFLLTMRANKRRQQIVRQLPTFLDGIVRLITLGNSVPAAFQAALQTSEAPLRECLDYVSRMLRSGVEIDRALYQVSLIYGVRELELVGAVLRLSVKYGGRADVMLDRMSSFMRDLEQAERELVAMSAETRLSSWVLAALPVGIGGFMILSNPKYFGSMWFDPTGRQMIYLAFALQIVGAWLLYRMASLRG
- a CDS encoding type II and III secretion system protein family protein — encoded protein: MTKRIVVSGMTAWLGLTLLAVSVATDAAGPVVVQRGQATQAVQAAPLPGAVAPTIELTVGAQRSLAGGHALQRVAIGDPAVADVLIIKGEKRGGVLLIGKAAGTTSLMVWERDRDAPLTYTVNVITPAAASLLGPDTPSLKVLGGTAVVSGSAATMEAHQRAVVAAEGSLGKDGSVFDTSMVASRAVVQVDVRVVEFSRTVLKEMGFNFFKQNNGFSFGSYAPSALTSVSATAGQQPQVTSTTPITSAFNLLFNSATHGLFANLSLLENNNLARILAEPTLVALSGQSASFLAGGEIPVPVPQALGSTSIVYKPYGVGLTLTPTVLSPQRIALKVAPEASQLDFTNAVTISGVSVPAFTTRRADTTVELGDGESFVIGGLIDRETASNVSKVPLLGDLPVIGTFFKQLNYQQNEKELVIIVTPHLVSPLAKGATLPSTPGEQSEQRDAPVWRSLIGGVAARDAAPGFSK
- the cpaB gene encoding Flp pilus assembly protein CpaB; amino-acid sequence: MPNLTKVLAGVLIAVALLLGLFAWTLSRRPPPVAVVAPTQASFPVVVASHTLPAGKAITVDQLRVQTLPINPNGAFTDPAQLAGRVPNADIVADSPVMEAQLSSGLAERIEPGERALAVRVDEGNAVGNRLRPGNFVDVFFTLKRDGGMAGGEVDRTQARLLMSKVRVLAFGNASAVGDTSGDPNGMVRTAVLAVPVADVDRLTLAESAGRLIFALRNPKDAEVLDESLLPAYPGVLKTAARAGATDPLQDSTRAAAGVALDTLSGSSGPAGAGARPPLPSLPSHMPVPATRVTASTNTTKSGIEVIRGGRAETVAW
- a CDS encoding collagen-like triple helix repeat-containing protein, whose translation is MNIQTTNTTVRTTLMATSIAAMLTLAACGGSGSLSSGTGSNGSGSAGGTLSTSGSGSMGSGGSGTSGTTVGSSGTSGTSGSSGTSGTSGTSGTTPVANALGTVVDNGGGIIGDAGQTVSSIGSVIGSQNLPGVSSQTTQAAGGIVQQAGAAVSTLGGGVSQGLGQLGTGGNAVGTTVSSLGGVVGHVGGAVTDAGSLVTSLGSGPLAPLSAITSPLGGVVTTLGGAVTNGGSTLTNALSTGPVQQVTQTLSTAITPITTMVAATTQTVGNTTGLGAPLNSLLSKVGGGLGTAGALLTATGGNPITAALGHTVTDTGTTVASVGGLLTGGSGGNPLAPLTSVLGGLGGGTGSGPLAPLTSVLGGLSGGSGSSPLAPLTSVLGGLTGGAGSSPLAPLTSALGGLTGGAGGSPLSGLTGALGGASGGSSPLAPVTGLLSSVTGGLSGAAGGGSGPLAPVTGLLSGVTNALGGVATTAAATTASTTTAATTNSGAGLSLSSTSGKGSGSNPLAPVTSLVGGLLGGLGKK
- a CDS encoding A24 family peptidase; this translates as MKVFVGVLLFIVWASSVAFCDCRYRRIPNSMIAAGLVAALVCALAQCGPFGVSITQASIGALIGLVALLPFFALGVMGAADVKVFAVLGAWCGMHALVGLWMAASLAAGLHALWLLIVTRTRLAGLGRHGGPTFELAGKASTPYAACLTGAASGWLLLQALAGGVQ
- a CDS encoding CpaF family protein; this encodes MAKEIEFADDAPSFAHSQQFQDIKNAAHEHLLTRIEELGSEFGRWSRNAINQFVDLEMDSFVRLRRIPINESEVRLIAEALTKELAGFGPIEDLLADPAVEDILINGYNDVYVSRHGILTRIQVRFADNAHLLRIIRRILAPIGRRLDESNPMVDARLPNGGRVNVVIEPLSIDGPIVSIRKFRKDPMRPDDLLGNGTYNEEIGALLEAAVAARCNVLVSGGTSSGKTSLLNALAFHIPEPERVVTIEDTAELSLNHPHVVRLESRPGGFDGAGVVTIRDLLRNTLRMRPDRIIVGEVRGGEVLEMLQAMNTGHDGSMGTVHASSPRECLYRLEMLAGFAGFQGTESSLRRQIANAVDFIVQIGRLSNGRRRILSITEVTGLSDNIIATQELYRYEPVMTAEGDELDNWVSLGIHPHSPKLVRFRQALGGGEPRGNAFGNAGFGGGNGGFGGGFNV
- a CDS encoding fimbrial protein → MNARTHSLTERAVTDYFVFASLTDGHVHWLTDTLVGAGVVESATLDPTMLMQRIATLNASLVFVDFSGGRAAAASAAASAVRNAYPGMQIVALGTLAEPESALAALRAGVRDFIDMSAPAEDALRITRQVLDNQVEPVSRHGHVTALLGARIGMGVSTLAANLAVMLQRRDVAQGRQAALLDLGLPAGDGSLLLNTRSEFNFVEAVRNLRRFDQTFVSTALSHHTSGLALTTLPPNLADMREVSYSSSIGLLNRLRAFFDQQIIDLGGFANSEFIAHVVQAADETWLLCDQGVASIVSAVGVLDALREEGVDTANVRLIVNKFDADLGLAAAQIAQRLDIALLATLPERRVALGQAVNQGHLLVDVAARDPYARALEPLIERLGGAQRAAAQVHGKSALGALKRFIPTTHKRS